From the Thomasclavelia ramosa DSM 1402 genome, the window TTTGTAAAACCGTTCATTGGCGATATTGTTGATGCCAATCCTGAATACAAGTTTTATATGATTAATCGTGACAATATGATTGATTTGTGTAAGGATCTGGATATTTTAGGTATTCCTTCTTTTGTAGCTTATAACGATAAAGAAGAAAGTGGACGCTTTGTAAGTAAGTTACGTAAGACTAAAGAAGAAATACAGGCGTTTATTGATACGTTAAAATAAGAGGTGTAGGAATGATATTTCATGGATTTTATAATTTAAAACATGTTGGTGATATTTTATTAGCACGATGTGGAGAAGGTAGGACCTTTGATTATGATAAATATGATGATTTAGTCGTATTGAAAGATAGTAAAAATAGGATACTTGGTTTTAATTTGTTGAATGCTAGTAATTATTTGGGAGAATTAAATACTGGACTAGTTAATTTTTCAGATAATCAAATTGAAAAATTTAATGAACTTTTAACAACTCACGGACTTGATCCGGTTGTCTTAGACAAAGAACCTCGTTTTATTGTTGGTGAGGTAACTGCAATGGAAGAACATCCAGATTCTGACCACTTACATATTTGTCAGGTTGATTTAAAGAATACTACTACACAAATTGTATGTGGTGCCCCTAATGTTGAAGTTGGGCAAAGAGTGGTAGTAGCTACTATTGGCGCAGTTATGCCTAGTGGATTGGTTATTAAACCTTCAAAACTACGTAAAATTGATTCTAACGGGATGATTTGTTCAGCAAGAGAGTTAGGACTGCCTAATGCTCCCCAAATTAGAGGTATATTAGTTTTAGATAAAGATAAATATAGTATTGGAGATTCATTTTTCTAGAAAAGGGGGAAACAGTGATGTTTAGAGGCTTATTTAAAAAGCATGAAGAAGATGAAGATATTTTTGAAGTGGATCCTGTCGTTGAACAGCGACGTAAGGAAAAATTTAGCACGCCATTAATATATGATGAAGAATTTAAAGAGGAGCCAGAAGTGACTGTAACGCCTACCCCAAAGACTAAAGAAAAAACTAAGGTTGTTGAGGCAAAGCCTAAGGTAGAAGAAAAACCTCGTCAAATTTACCAAATGAGTGAAGTTATTTCACCAATGATGGGAATTACAAAAGGAAAAAATGATAAAAAAGCTGTAAAGCCAACAACTTCTTCAAAACCTAAAAAACGTAAAAATGTTGATCAATTAGTTCCTGTAATTAGTCCTTTTTTTGGAAATTATGAGGAAAAGGAACAAGTTGAATCAGAAGCAAAACTGACAACTATTAATGATGAACCTAAAGAAAAAAAAGTTATTGAAGATTTGCCTACAGTAGAAGATAATTTACGTAATATAGCTAAAATTGTGGAAGAAGAACAGGATCAGCTTAAAATTATTGAGGAGCGAACTGGTGAGTTCAAATTAGATTTTGGTACTAACGATGTTGAAAAACAAAACTCTTTGATTGATGAAATTGATGATGATATGTCATTGGATGAATTAATGAGTTTGTATGAAAAGAAGTTTAAAGACTAACAATGATAAGTGGTATTGGTTGTGATATTGTTGATCTAAATCGGCTGAATTTAGATAATGAATGTTTTGTTTTAAAACTATTAACAAAAAATGAATTTTTAATTTTTAAAAATAAAAATTCTTTAAAACAAAAAAAAGAATTTTTGGGTGGACGTTTTGCTGCCAAAGAAGCTTTTTTTAAGGCTCATGGGATTGAACATGGCATGCTGTCTTTTCATGATATTGAGATATTAAATGATAAAAACGGCAAGCCAAAAATTAATTATCCTAATACTTTTATTTCAATCGCTCATGAAAATGATTATGCAATTGCATATGTTGTTGTAGAAGAAGGCTAAATTGCCTTCTTTTTCAGTATATATTGGTAAATTTATTAGATAATTATAGATTAGAGCAATAATAAGATATTTGTAAAATTAGTTTTGAAGATTTTATAAAATTATTATATAGTTGGTATATGATTCTTTTATGAGTTACTTGTAATTGGGCAATAATTATATACAAGATACAATAAAAATATTGCAATATTAAATGAGGTATATTTTTATTTTCAACAGTTGTTATAATTTCATTTTTTGGTATAATAACATACGTAAAATTTCAAGTTTGTGATAGGAAGCGAAAATCATGTATGAAGATAAAGTTAAGAAAAGTCTTAGAAAAATAATTATTTTTGCAGTCATTATTGGGATATTTTTAGCATCAATTGGAGCTGGATTTTTCTATGTGATAAGAACAGCTTTTGATCGTTCAACTGATGAAAGAATGATTGAAGAAACAGATAATTATAAAAAGAGATTAGATAAACAAATTAATAATAATTTTCAAATGTTAAATACTGTCGCAAGCATTATTGGAAATTCTAATTTGGATGAGTCTGCTGATTTTGATTCCATTTTGGAAAGGGCATATATTGAAAATGATTTCTTGACAGTTGCTTTTTTTTACAATGATGAAATGGGAACACTATCTACAGGTGATCATATTATTTCTAGTGATATTCATTTATCGTCACTACAGCCTGAAGTACAAGAAGTTGTTCGTAAAGCTTTGCGGGGAAAGGAAAATGTTTCAGAACCATTCTATGGTGATTTTTCCGAAGAAGAGGTTTTTACTTTTGGCGTTCCAGTATATCGAAATAAACAAATTGTTGGAGCTATGATTGCTAGTAGTGTTGTTGATGTATTTTCAGAAATTATAGATGGCGAAAAGGTCTTAAATGGGAGTGCTTATATCCATTTATTGGATGTGAATGGGAAATTTTTGATTCGTTCCTCACATGCAGTTGTTAAAGAAAAAAAGACTGATATATTTAAAGAACCGTATTTGTCTGGAGATGAATTAACAAAAATTAAAAAAAGTATGAAAAATTCTGAAATAGTCCGTTTTACATTTACCTATGAAGGAAAAGAGTATCATTCAATTTTAGAACCGCTTGATGTTAATGAATGGTATTTGTTTTGTATTAACTCTGTTCAAAATAGTAATAGTGGAATTTACTCGGTTGCTTATGCAGTAGCTTGTTTCTTTGTCATTATAGTGTTACTAGTAGGTTATCTTTTAATTTATGGTTATCGGACAATGAAAAAGAATAACCAGCAATTAATGGATTTTGCATATTTAGATCGTCTAACAGGAATTTATAATTTAAATCGTTTTGGGGAATTGGCACACCAGCATATTGAAGAACATTCTGAATATGCAATTGCTGCACTAAATGTACGTAAATTTAAATTTATAAATGAGATTTTTGGAAAAGAACAAGCAGATAGGTTACTGTGCTACATTGGAAGAATTTTAAATGATAATATCAAAGATGGTGAACTTGTCTGTCGTGATAGTGCTGATGTTTTTTATATGTTTTTATTAGAGACTGAAAAAAACATTCTTGAAGTTCGTCTTAAAGAAATTTTAGAAAAAATCAGAACGTCATCGAATGATTCTAATAGTAATTATAGAATTACTATGAGTTGTGGTATTGCAACAGCTACAGACAAGCAGGAACTACAAGTGTCAATGACACATGCAATGTTTGCCTTAGAAATATCGAAAAATAATTTTAAAATACCGCTGTGGTTTTTCGATGCGGCTTTACATGAGCAAGAAAAAATGAATGACTATATCGAAAGGCATATGTACGAAGCCATAGAAAACGGTGAGTTTAAATTGTATTTACAGCCAAAAATAGATTTAAAAACTAATTCTCTTGCTAGTGCTGAAGCCTTGGTACGTTGGATAAGAAACGATGGGACTACAATTTTTCCCTCACAATTTATCCCAATTTTTGAACAGAATGGATTTTGTGTTAATTTAGATATGTATATGGTTGAAAAGGTTTGCCAATTGCTTCGCCAATGGATTGACGAAGGATATCAAGCTATTCCGATTGCAATTAATCAATCAAAATTAGTACTTTATGAAATTGGATACGTAAAGAATCTTTGTGGAATATTAGATAGATATAATATTCCAGCATCATTAATTACTTTAGAAATTCTGGAAGAAATTGCAATCGAAAATGTAGATGACTTAAATAAAAAATTAACAGAATTAAGAGATATTGGTTTTAAAATATCTATGGATGACTTTGGAACAGGATATTCTTCATTAAATACTTTAGGAAAATTAAATATTGATGAATTAAAACTGGATCGTAGCTTTTTAGTTGAGATAAAGGATACTAGAAATCAAAATGCACGTTTAATAATGGAGGAAATTGTTCAACTATCTAAGAAACTTTCTATCTTTTCTGTTATTGAAGGAGTAGAAACAAGTGAAGATGATTTATTGGTTAAAGAAATTGGTTGTGATTATGGACAGGGATACTATTATAGTCGTCCTATTGATTCAAATGATTTTACAAGCAAGATGCTAAATAAGTTTAATAAATAATTTTAATTGGGAGAATTTTAATGGAAAATTTATTAATAGATAATATGCTGGAAAATGCTAAAATTGGAATTTGGGTTATTGAATTGTCTCATAATAAAAAGAATGACCCTAAAATGTTTGGTAATACTCATATGAAATTACTGTTAGGAGTAGCGGATTCTTATTCGCCGGAGGAAGTTTATCAATTTTGGGTAGAACGAATACATCCAGCTTATGTTTCTTATGTAGAGGAAGCAGTTGAACGTTTAATAAGTGGGAATAAGGCAGAAGTCGAATATCCTTGGAAACATCCTGAAAATGGCTGGATGTATATACGATGTGGCGGGTATCTCAATACTAATTTTACACAATGTTATCGATTGGAAGGGTATCATCAAGATATTAGTAATTTAATTTTCCGTTTCGAACCATTCTCATTTGATTATCAAATTCAAGATCAACTTTTATTTAAAGAATATTCACGCTATTATATGGATATATACGATGAATTATGTGAAATTGATCCGGTTACGAATACGATGGAGATTGTTTTTCAACGAAAAGATAAATATTTATCCATATTTTCGGGAATTAATTTTTTTGAATTTATAAAAAAATATATTTATTCTATGGATCATCTTATCATTTGTGAAACTTATAATGAATTATCTTCAGCAAAAAAACAAAAAGTGACGATTGATGTTCGTATTCATAATAGTAATGATGGGTATTCATGGATACGGCTTGTTTTTGTACTAGCACAAATGAACTATAGTCCTAAAGTTTTAATGGGAATTATGGACATTCAAGAACAAAAACGAAATATGGAGTTTTTTATTGATAGTGATGCAATACTCTCAACGATTATCGAGGAAAATGCTTATATTTTTGATATAGATATAATGACACAAAACATATCTGCTATTAAAGGTGAAAATTTATCAATTCATGATATGTCTTATAACAAATTTTTATCTTTATTTATGCAGAGATGCAGTGATATTTCTGAATTAGAATATCTTAATAGTTTTTTATCATTTAACCATTTAAAAGAACTTGTTTTTCAAAAAAAGAATGCACATATCGATATCCGTGAAAAAACAGAGCATTTTCTTTATGGCTGGTATCGGATCCATTTAATGGTTCCTAAAGCATTAGAAGACCGTATTTTAATTCTAATTAAAAAAATCGATAAAGACGATGTATTTCAAACGGTAATTACAAAATATGTACAAAAGAATTTTGAATCGCTCTGTTATATTGATTGCGATAGTGGCAAATATTTACAATTTGTTACTGAAGGAATGAAGGAACTAATTTTTAATGAAAATGAATTTGATTATAAAGATGCCTTAGATACATTTATTGAAAGTCAGGTGGTTATAGAAGATCGCAAAGTAGCTCAAACTAAAATGAATCTCGATTATATTTTTTTAACTTTGCAAAAAGATGGCGACTATTTTTGTAATATACGAATTTTGGATAGTTGTGGAGAATTTCACCAAAAAACAATACACTATTATATTTATGATGAAGATACAAAAATCATATTAATGATGGTTGCAGATACCACAGAACAATATTTATTAAATCAAAGTGAAAAAGAGCAAATAGAAAGATTAAAGCTAAAAGCAAATACAGATGAGTTAACTGGACTATATAATCGATATTATTGTAAAACACATATTAATGAATATTTACAAGAAGTACCTCAAGGACAGCAGGCGGTTTTTTTATTAATTGATCTAGATAATTTTAAAAATCTTAACGATTCTTTAGGACATTTAGCTGGTGATCAAGCATTAGTTGATGTAGCAAATGTTTTGAAAAATTCATTTTGTGATGATGCTATTATTTCACGTTTTGGAGGAGATGAATTTGTGGTTTTTGTAAAAAACATTCAAGACATCAAGCTTTTTAATCGTTTAATATCCAGACTTCTTCAACAATTAGATTTGTATTATCAAAGTGAAAAGGATCAGATAAACATCCAAGCTTCTATTGGAATAGCACTAGCACCTATTGATGGTAGAGATATGAATACTTTATATTTAAAAGCAGATAAAGCGTTGTATCAAGCAAAAGAAGGCGGAAAAAATAGATACAAGTATTACAATAATTAGTTTTGTTTAGATAAGATGTTAACTAAATATTTAGCCCAATTTAATATTAATTGAACTCTAGCAAAATAAATTGGAATTCTAAAGATAAAGTATGTACAAGCAAGATGAGTTAAGGTACTATAATGGAGCATAATCAAAAATATATTTATTTCTGTGTTTAAGAAAGTATAAGAAAATATCTTTTTTATATTGTCCTCATTATGATGGGGTGGGAATAATAAAAAATGAATCTTAATTTGGGAATATTAAACTCTATTTTTATAGAGTTTTTTTTGTTATTGGAGGTATTGAAAAATATTATATAAAAATAAATATAGTAGTTATTTTGGGCGAAACAGGGATAAGATGGACTTTTTTTGCAAAATATGTATATTTTTTTCGACAATTTTTTATAGACTGATATAGTCTATTTAAGCATATCTGTTAACTTTTGCTAC encodes:
- the acpS gene encoding holo-ACP synthase — translated: MISGIGCDIVDLNRLNLDNECFVLKLLTKNEFLIFKNKNSLKQKKEFLGGRFAAKEAFFKAHGIEHGMLSFHDIEILNDKNGKPKINYPNTFISIAHENDYAIAYVVVEEG
- a CDS encoding thioredoxin family protein yields the protein MDKLVEIKTIEEFDNIRVGKTIIMFTADWCPDCMFVKPFIGDIVDANPEYKFYMINRDNMIDLCKDLDILGIPSFVAYNDKEESGRFVSKLRKTKEEIQAFIDTLK
- a CDS encoding EAL domain-containing protein — protein: MYEDKVKKSLRKIIIFAVIIGIFLASIGAGFFYVIRTAFDRSTDERMIEETDNYKKRLDKQINNNFQMLNTVASIIGNSNLDESADFDSILERAYIENDFLTVAFFYNDEMGTLSTGDHIISSDIHLSSLQPEVQEVVRKALRGKENVSEPFYGDFSEEEVFTFGVPVYRNKQIVGAMIASSVVDVFSEIIDGEKVLNGSAYIHLLDVNGKFLIRSSHAVVKEKKTDIFKEPYLSGDELTKIKKSMKNSEIVRFTFTYEGKEYHSILEPLDVNEWYLFCINSVQNSNSGIYSVAYAVACFFVIIVLLVGYLLIYGYRTMKKNNQQLMDFAYLDRLTGIYNLNRFGELAHQHIEEHSEYAIAALNVRKFKFINEIFGKEQADRLLCYIGRILNDNIKDGELVCRDSADVFYMFLLETEKNILEVRLKEILEKIRTSSNDSNSNYRITMSCGIATATDKQELQVSMTHAMFALEISKNNFKIPLWFFDAALHEQEKMNDYIERHMYEAIENGEFKLYLQPKIDLKTNSLASAEALVRWIRNDGTTIFPSQFIPIFEQNGFCVNLDMYMVEKVCQLLRQWIDEGYQAIPIAINQSKLVLYEIGYVKNLCGILDRYNIPASLITLEILEEIAIENVDDLNKKLTELRDIGFKISMDDFGTGYSSLNTLGKLNIDELKLDRSFLVEIKDTRNQNARLIMEEIVQLSKKLSIFSVIEGVETSEDDLLVKEIGCDYGQGYYYSRPIDSNDFTSKMLNKFNK
- a CDS encoding sensor domain-containing diguanylate cyclase; protein product: MENLLIDNMLENAKIGIWVIELSHNKKNDPKMFGNTHMKLLLGVADSYSPEEVYQFWVERIHPAYVSYVEEAVERLISGNKAEVEYPWKHPENGWMYIRCGGYLNTNFTQCYRLEGYHQDISNLIFRFEPFSFDYQIQDQLLFKEYSRYYMDIYDELCEIDPVTNTMEIVFQRKDKYLSIFSGINFFEFIKKYIYSMDHLIICETYNELSSAKKQKVTIDVRIHNSNDGYSWIRLVFVLAQMNYSPKVLMGIMDIQEQKRNMEFFIDSDAILSTIIEENAYIFDIDIMTQNISAIKGENLSIHDMSYNKFLSLFMQRCSDISELEYLNSFLSFNHLKELVFQKKNAHIDIREKTEHFLYGWYRIHLMVPKALEDRILILIKKIDKDDVFQTVITKYVQKNFESLCYIDCDSGKYLQFVTEGMKELIFNENEFDYKDALDTFIESQVVIEDRKVAQTKMNLDYIFLTLQKDGDYFCNIRILDSCGEFHQKTIHYYIYDEDTKIILMMVADTTEQYLLNQSEKEQIERLKLKANTDELTGLYNRYYCKTHINEYLQEVPQGQQAVFLLIDLDNFKNLNDSLGHLAGDQALVDVANVLKNSFCDDAIISRFGGDEFVVFVKNIQDIKLFNRLISRLLQQLDLYYQSEKDQINIQASIGIALAPIDGRDMNTLYLKADKALYQAKEGGKNRYKYYNN
- the ytpR gene encoding YtpR family tRNA-binding protein, whose translation is MIFHGFYNLKHVGDILLARCGEGRTFDYDKYDDLVVLKDSKNRILGFNLLNASNYLGELNTGLVNFSDNQIEKFNELLTTHGLDPVVLDKEPRFIVGEVTAMEEHPDSDHLHICQVDLKNTTTQIVCGAPNVEVGQRVVVATIGAVMPSGLVIKPSKLRKIDSNGMICSARELGLPNAPQIRGILVLDKDKYSIGDSFF